A portion of the Streptomyces erythrochromogenes genome contains these proteins:
- a CDS encoding PP2C family protein-serine/threonine phosphatase encodes MTLAGTLEAAEAAAPVESLDVVARMLKEHLGAASVSFLITDFTGSSVVRLGAAGSVETGEPARRIRLRGTLYDDVIRSQRPRVEDRGGSELVRVVAPVTSRGDAIGLLELFLPAAPGAQVMREIGETAHALAYIVIANRSHTDVYQWGRRTKPLSLAAEIQHRLLPASLACEAAQFAVAGALEPADHVGGDTFDYVIDRDTVQLSVTDAMGHDVDAALLATLVVGALRRARRAGEDLAEQARQADQAMHDHGHQGYVTGQLLRISLLDGTTEFVNAGHPWPLRMRDGEVQEIVPEVDAPFGLSLRASPANTYQVQSLDLRPGDRLVMLTDGMLERNAESLDLADLILRTRALHPREAARTLIGAIVDASDDCLDDDATVMCLDWHGVGTSRRDAATGADLTDASRPSGR; translated from the coding sequence ATGACCTTGGCGGGGACCTTGGAAGCGGCGGAGGCCGCGGCACCCGTCGAGTCACTCGACGTGGTCGCGCGCATGCTCAAGGAACACCTCGGGGCCGCGTCGGTGTCGTTCCTGATCACCGACTTCACCGGCAGCTCGGTCGTGCGGCTGGGCGCTGCGGGCAGCGTCGAGACCGGTGAGCCGGCCCGGCGCATCCGGCTGCGGGGCACCCTGTACGACGACGTGATCCGCAGCCAGCGGCCGAGGGTGGAGGACAGGGGCGGGAGTGAGCTGGTGCGGGTCGTCGCGCCGGTGACCAGCCGCGGGGACGCCATCGGGCTCCTCGAACTGTTCCTGCCCGCGGCACCGGGCGCGCAGGTGATGCGGGAGATCGGCGAGACCGCGCACGCGCTGGCGTACATCGTCATCGCGAACCGGTCCCACACCGACGTGTACCAGTGGGGCCGGCGCACCAAGCCGCTGAGCCTGGCCGCCGAGATCCAGCACCGGCTGCTCCCGGCATCACTGGCCTGCGAGGCGGCACAGTTCGCGGTAGCGGGAGCGCTGGAACCCGCCGATCACGTGGGGGGCGACACCTTCGACTACGTGATCGACCGGGATACGGTCCAGCTCTCCGTGACCGACGCCATGGGCCACGACGTCGACGCTGCGCTGCTGGCCACACTGGTGGTGGGCGCCCTGCGGCGGGCCCGGCGGGCGGGTGAGGACCTCGCGGAACAGGCCCGCCAGGCCGACCAGGCCATGCACGATCACGGCCACCAGGGCTACGTCACCGGCCAACTGCTGCGCATCAGCCTGCTCGACGGCACGACCGAATTCGTCAATGCCGGGCACCCCTGGCCGCTGCGGATGCGCGACGGGGAGGTGCAGGAGATCGTTCCCGAAGTCGATGCGCCGTTCGGTCTCAGCCTCCGGGCCTCCCCCGCCAACACCTACCAGGTGCAGTCGCTGGACCTGCGGCCCGGTGACCGGCTGGTGATGTTGACGGACGGCATGCTGGAGCGCAACGCCGAGAGCCTCGACCTGGCGGACCTGATCCTGCGCACCCGCGCGCTGCATCCCCGCGAGGCCGCCCGTACCCTCATCGGGGCCATCGTCGACGCCAGCGACGACTGCCTGGACGACGACGCGACCGTCATGTGCCTGGATTGGCACGGCGTCGGCACCTCCCGGCGCGACGCCGCCACAGGCGCCGACCTCACCGACGCCTCGCGGCCGTCAGGGAGATGA
- a CDS encoding isochorismatase family cysteine hydrolase yields MAKTALVIIDMLNTYDHQDADELVPSVEQALPSVVRLLEEARRRGLPVIYANDNFGKWRSHHGEILQAALAGPRADLVEPVRPDADSYFIVKARHSAFYETPLAYLLGTLGVSHLVLCGQVTEQCVLYSALDAHIRHLRVTIARDAVAHIHADLAGAALSMMEVNMAARVVPAAEALT; encoded by the coding sequence ATGGCGAAGACCGCTCTTGTCATCATCGACATGCTGAACACGTACGACCATCAGGACGCGGATGAACTGGTCCCCTCCGTCGAGCAGGCCCTGCCCTCCGTGGTCCGCCTGCTGGAGGAAGCACGCCGACGGGGGCTGCCGGTCATCTACGCCAACGACAACTTCGGGAAATGGCGTTCCCACCACGGGGAAATCCTGCAAGCCGCCCTGGCCGGCCCCCGTGCCGACCTGGTCGAACCCGTGCGCCCCGACGCGGATTCCTACTTCATCGTCAAGGCACGCCACTCCGCCTTCTACGAAACGCCCCTCGCGTACCTGCTGGGAACACTGGGCGTCAGCCACCTCGTACTGTGCGGGCAGGTGACGGAACAGTGCGTGCTGTACTCCGCGCTCGACGCCCACATCAGGCACCTGAGGGTCACCATCGCCCGCGATGCCGTCGCCCACATCCACGCGGACCTGGCCGGCGCCGCCCTGAGCATGATGGAGGTCAACATGGCGGCACGCGTCGTGCCCGCGGCAGAGGCCCTCACCTGA
- a CDS encoding ATP-binding protein, with the protein MAAPVLDQPVCRTGQPTTAARDATRAFLHQAAQVRPPAQPSHADSVLLVVTELVTNALRYTGGPCALHLELRGDHLEIRVTDTSPRRPRPRPPHTDGSGGWGWLLIGTLTTHVRIEPTPEGGKTICARSPW; encoded by the coding sequence ATGGCCGCACCCGTCCTTGATCAGCCCGTGTGCCGCACCGGTCAGCCCACCACAGCCGCACGCGACGCCACCCGCGCCTTCCTCCACCAAGCCGCACAGGTCAGGCCCCCTGCCCAGCCCTCGCACGCAGACAGCGTCCTCCTGGTCGTCACCGAGCTCGTCACCAACGCCCTCCGTTACACCGGGGGACCCTGCGCCCTCCACCTGGAACTGCGCGGCGATCACCTCGAGATCCGTGTCACCGACACAAGCCCCCGGCGGCCCCGCCCGCGGCCGCCGCACACGGACGGATCCGGCGGCTGGGGATGGCTCCTGATCGGCACCCTCACCACCCACGTCCGCATCGAGCCCACCCCGGAGGGCGGCAAGACCATCTGCGCCCGCTCCCCTTGGTAG
- a CDS encoding HemK2/MTQ2 family protein methyltransferase codes for MPSKALSSTTLPAALLALPGVYHPQADTRLLAAALADEDLGSGTEVLEIGTGTGALALHAATRGARVTAVDVSWPAVATARLNAWLHRLPLSVLHGDFEARTTGRRFDVVFSNPPYVPAPDSRPPSRGPERAWDAGPDGRAVIDRICADAPGLLLPGGVLLMVHSGMCGAEETVDRLAGAGLAAQVTATASVPWGPVLRSRRSWLEQQGLVAEADEREELVVIRAQRS; via the coding sequence GTGCCCAGTAAAGCTCTTTCCTCGACCACGCTGCCCGCCGCTCTGTTGGCCCTGCCGGGCGTCTACCATCCGCAGGCGGACACCAGGCTGCTCGCCGCGGCACTCGCCGACGAGGACCTCGGGTCCGGTACCGAGGTCCTGGAGATCGGTACGGGCACCGGAGCCCTCGCGCTGCACGCCGCGACCAGGGGCGCCCGGGTGACGGCAGTCGACGTGTCCTGGCCCGCGGTGGCCACGGCCCGGCTGAACGCCTGGCTGCACCGTCTACCGCTGAGCGTCCTGCACGGGGATTTCGAGGCACGCACCACGGGACGGCGTTTCGACGTCGTCTTCTCGAACCCCCCGTACGTCCCCGCCCCCGACAGCCGGCCGCCCTCGCGCGGGCCGGAACGGGCCTGGGACGCCGGACCCGACGGGCGCGCGGTCATCGACCGGATCTGCGCGGACGCCCCGGGCCTGCTGCTGCCGGGCGGAGTCCTCCTCATGGTGCATTCGGGGATGTGCGGTGCCGAGGAGACCGTCGACCGGCTGGCGGGGGCAGGGCTGGCCGCGCAGGTCACGGCGACGGCATCCGTGCCGTGGGGCCCCGTACTGCGGTCGCGACGGTCCTGGCTGGAACAGCAGGGCCTGGTCGCCGAAGCGGACGAACGGGAAGAACTGGTGGTGATCCGTGCCCAGCGATCCTGA
- a CDS encoding SigB/SigF/SigG family RNA polymerase sigma factor: MSRSTTMMGPVRAEESHVTGTPGTPAEDREPVRVENAREMAPGDARELSRVFFRRLCTLEEGTREYQYTRNTLIEMNLSLVQFAARRFRARVLGGGLDMDDIIQVGTIGLIKAIDRYDLDREVEFSTLALPYIIGEIKRHFRDTTWAVHVPRRLQELRSELAKAQEALTDVLGRAPTVKEVAQHLELTEEQVIDGLIAANGYTSGSLDTAAADSDVSSSTGRTTRPLAELVGDVDPAMDLFEDFHTLAPLLRQLDERDRLILRMRFGQEKTQAEIGAELGISQMQVSRLLSRTLARLRAGMLAG, translated from the coding sequence ATGTCTCGCTCGACCACCATGATGGGCCCCGTCCGGGCAGAAGAATCGCACGTCACGGGTACCCCGGGAACACCGGCGGAGGACCGGGAACCGGTTCGAGTGGAGAACGCCCGTGAGATGGCGCCAGGCGACGCGCGCGAGCTCTCGCGCGTCTTCTTCCGCAGACTGTGCACGCTGGAGGAGGGCACGCGCGAGTACCAGTACACGCGCAACACCCTGATCGAGATGAACCTGTCCCTCGTGCAGTTCGCCGCACGGCGCTTCCGGGCCCGCGTGCTCGGCGGGGGCCTGGACATGGACGACATCATCCAGGTGGGCACGATCGGCCTGATCAAGGCCATCGACCGCTACGACCTCGACCGCGAGGTCGAGTTCTCCACGCTCGCCCTGCCGTACATCATCGGTGAGATAAAGCGCCACTTCCGCGACACCACCTGGGCCGTACACGTTCCCCGCCGCCTCCAGGAACTCCGCAGCGAGCTCGCCAAGGCCCAGGAGGCCCTGACCGACGTCCTCGGCCGGGCGCCGACGGTCAAGGAGGTGGCCCAGCACCTCGAACTGACCGAGGAACAGGTCATCGACGGACTCATCGCCGCGAACGGCTATACGAGCGGCTCCCTCGACACCGCCGCCGCGGACAGCGACGTTTCGTCCTCGACCGGCCGGACCACCCGGCCACTGGCGGAGCTCGTCGGCGATGTCGACCCCGCCATGGACTTGTTCGAGGACTTCCACACCCTCGCTCCGCTGCTGCGACAACTGGACGAGCGCGACCGGCTGATCCTGCGGATGCGCTTCGGCCAGGAGAAGACCCAGGCCGAGATCGGCGCCGAACTGGGCATCTCGCAGATGCAGGTCTCCCGCCTCCTGTCCCGAACTCTCGCCCGGCTTCGCGCCGGAATGCTCGCCGGGTAG
- a CDS encoding ATP-binding protein: MSVGLPSGRQRRRLALVGVPGAVARGRDFTRQALRDWGWDKTETSEDTLLLVSELLTNASLHANGCRELVLIADETALHIEVHDGTTTPPVRHPAPQRGVPGGRGLYIVERLSDRWGTQAYGTGKAVWAEIEASRLEDGMPAER, encoded by the coding sequence ATGAGCGTTGGCCTTCCGTCCGGGAGGCAGCGCCGTCGGCTCGCCCTCGTGGGCGTCCCGGGGGCCGTTGCCCGGGGCCGCGACTTCACCCGCCAGGCACTGCGGGACTGGGGCTGGGACAAGACCGAGACCTCCGAGGACACCCTCCTCCTTGTGTCCGAACTGCTGACCAACGCGTCGCTGCATGCGAACGGCTGCCGCGAACTCGTCCTGATCGCGGATGAGACCGCCTTGCACATCGAGGTCCACGACGGCACGACGACCCCTCCCGTCCGCCACCCGGCGCCGCAACGCGGCGTCCCGGGCGGCCGCGGCCTGTACATCGTGGAGCGCCTGTCCGATCGCTGGGGCACACAGGCGTACGGGACCGGGAAGGCCGTGTGGGCCGAGATCGAGGCTTCCCGGCTGGAGGACGGCATGCCAGCGGAACGCTGA
- a CDS encoding VOC family protein: MTGDLDSAQRFYGAVLGWTFRRTRLGEWFSFAFRDGAPVAGFVAPENLSLPAAWTPYFAVDDADVTASRIRERGATVAVGPLSFGAGRAVLAADPDGAVFGLWQGEIFRQWRVGRGTAPAWLELRTRDAFTAAIFYGEVLDWAGESPTSCVVAYEHDHVVLRHGNDTVALISGGAVDKDPDPHVRPRWHVHFRVPDLEAAVAAATAAGGSIASPVETSSAGRWVTLRDPEGALFTVLAPQG; this comes from the coding sequence GTGACGGGAGATCTCGATTCCGCTCAGCGGTTCTACGGTGCCGTGCTGGGCTGGACGTTCCGACGGACCCGGCTCGGCGAGTGGTTCTCTTTCGCCTTTCGCGACGGCGCTCCCGTGGCTGGTTTCGTGGCTCCCGAGAATCTGTCGCTGCCCGCCGCCTGGACGCCGTATTTCGCCGTCGACGACGCCGACGTGACCGCCTCGCGCATCCGCGAGCGCGGCGCCACCGTCGCGGTGGGCCCCCTGTCCTTCGGGGCGGGCCGGGCCGTCCTGGCGGCTGACCCCGACGGGGCGGTCTTCGGGCTCTGGCAGGGCGAGATCTTCCGGCAGTGGAGGGTGGGCCGCGGCACCGCTCCCGCCTGGCTGGAACTCCGTACGCGCGACGCCTTCACCGCCGCCATTTTCTACGGGGAGGTCCTGGACTGGGCCGGCGAATCGCCCACGTCCTGCGTGGTGGCCTACGAACACGACCACGTCGTCCTGCGCCACGGCAACGACACGGTGGCACTGATCAGTGGCGGAGCGGTGGACAAGGATCCCGACCCGCACGTCCGTCCACGGTGGCACGTCCACTTCCGCGTGCCCGACCTGGAGGCCGCTGTCGCGGCGGCCACCGCTGCGGGCGGGAGTATCGCCTCCCCGGTGGAGACTTCCAGCGCCGGCCGATGGGTCACCCTCCGCGACCCGGAGGGCGCCCTGTTCACCGTGCTGGCACCACAGGGGTGA
- a CDS encoding magnesium and cobalt transport protein CorA — protein MECVIYDQGSGQSEHVECELPDDACQSVLKRLRGLGVGEFAWLRLAAPSEGELVELAEELGLHPLAVEDALHGRQRPKGERFGGVLAVALKTLRYVEEETAVETGDIMIFVGPRSVLTVSHGTIDPCSEAARRLDADPAMLRHGPRAVLHAVLDVAVDAYSGAARRVRATLNRLEDEVFSTSRVDHTGSIYSLKREVREFRDAVQPLVPVVQGLLSGGPGEEDHQPKIAPYIRDVADHLHRTDIEVRTLDELLDSVLGAQQARVGTWQNDDMRRISAWAAIFAVPTMVAGVYGMNFEHMPELGWTYGYPLAVGLMALAAGALYRAFRRNGWL, from the coding sequence ATGGAATGTGTCATTTACGACCAGGGATCGGGACAGTCGGAGCACGTGGAGTGCGAGCTGCCGGACGACGCCTGTCAGTCCGTCCTCAAGCGACTGCGGGGCTTGGGAGTCGGCGAGTTCGCCTGGCTCCGGCTGGCAGCCCCGTCGGAAGGTGAGCTGGTCGAGCTGGCCGAGGAACTGGGCCTGCATCCGCTGGCTGTCGAGGACGCGCTCCACGGGCGGCAGCGTCCGAAGGGCGAGCGCTTCGGCGGGGTCCTGGCCGTCGCGCTGAAGACCCTCCGGTATGTGGAAGAGGAAACGGCGGTGGAGACCGGCGACATCATGATCTTCGTTGGACCTCGCAGCGTACTCACCGTGAGCCACGGAACGATCGATCCCTGCAGCGAGGCCGCCCGCCGGCTGGACGCCGATCCGGCCATGCTGCGCCACGGCCCCAGGGCTGTGCTGCACGCCGTACTGGACGTCGCCGTCGATGCGTACAGCGGCGCCGCCCGGAGGGTGCGCGCCACGCTCAACCGGCTCGAGGACGAGGTGTTCTCGACTTCCCGCGTCGACCACACCGGGAGCATCTACTCCCTCAAGCGCGAGGTCCGTGAGTTCCGTGACGCCGTGCAGCCACTCGTTCCGGTGGTCCAAGGCCTCCTGTCCGGCGGCCCGGGGGAGGAGGACCACCAGCCGAAGATCGCCCCGTACATCCGTGACGTCGCCGACCACCTGCACCGCACGGACATCGAGGTGCGGACCCTGGACGAACTGCTGGACTCGGTGCTCGGCGCGCAGCAGGCCCGGGTGGGCACCTGGCAGAACGACGACATGCGACGCATCTCGGCGTGGGCGGCGATCTTCGCGGTTCCCACGATGGTCGCCGGCGTCTACGGCATGAACTTCGAGCACATGCCGGAACTCGGCTGGACCTACGGCTATCCGCTCGCCGTCGGTCTCATGGCGCTCGCGGCCGGCGCCCTCTACCGGGCCTTCCGCCGCAACGGCTGGCTGTAG
- a CDS encoding iron-containing redox enzyme family protein, protein MTPPSQTVTATAAGPRLVDGRGELSDAVVRALRKGSPLVHAPGSVLKANPWGEDLQLALYLLYELHYRGFEEVDDAREWDPDLLRLRQAMEARFLHALRTELSDAPGSVADAFGPLLVEPLDLSGSLSRHLETQGELWQLREYAALRSLYHLKEADPHVWVVPRLTGRAKAAMVAIEYDEFGAGRADRIHARLFADLMTDLGLDPAYGRYLDQAPAPLLATVNLMSLFGLHRALRGALVGHFACVEVTSSPGSRRLAAAMRRCGAGPAAEHFYAEHVEADAVHEQVVRHEVIGGLLADEPDLEEDIAFGCAATVLLEDRLASHIREAWDHERSALRTPLPEH, encoded by the coding sequence ATGACCCCTCCCAGCCAGACCGTCACCGCAACCGCCGCCGGCCCCCGTCTCGTAGACGGGCGGGGCGAGCTCTCCGACGCCGTGGTTCGGGCCCTGCGGAAGGGCTCCCCCCTGGTGCACGCGCCGGGATCCGTACTGAAGGCCAACCCGTGGGGTGAGGACCTCCAGCTCGCCCTCTACCTGCTGTACGAACTGCACTACCGCGGCTTCGAGGAGGTGGACGACGCACGTGAATGGGACCCGGACCTGCTGCGTCTGCGCCAGGCCATGGAGGCCCGCTTCCTGCACGCCCTGCGCACCGAGCTCTCCGACGCCCCCGGGTCGGTGGCGGACGCCTTCGGCCCGCTGCTCGTCGAGCCCCTCGACCTCTCCGGCAGCCTCAGCCGCCACCTCGAAACCCAGGGTGAGCTCTGGCAGTTGCGCGAGTACGCGGCCCTGCGCTCCCTCTACCACCTCAAGGAGGCAGACCCGCACGTCTGGGTCGTCCCCCGCCTCACCGGCCGCGCGAAGGCCGCGATGGTGGCCATCGAGTACGACGAGTTCGGCGCCGGCCGCGCCGACCGCATCCACGCCCGGCTCTTCGCCGACCTCATGACCGACCTCGGGCTGGACCCCGCGTACGGCCGCTACCTGGACCAGGCACCGGCACCCCTGCTCGCCACCGTGAACCTGATGTCGCTCTTCGGGTTGCACCGGGCGCTTCGCGGAGCGCTCGTCGGTCACTTCGCGTGCGTCGAGGTCACCTCCTCACCCGGCTCGCGCCGCCTGGCCGCAGCCATGCGGCGCTGCGGCGCGGGGCCGGCAGCCGAGCACTTCTACGCCGAACACGTGGAGGCCGACGCCGTCCACGAGCAGGTCGTCCGCCACGAAGTCATCGGCGGCCTCCTCGCCGACGAGCCGGACCTCGAAGAGGACATCGCCTTCGGCTGCGCGGCGACCGTCCTGCTCGAAGACCGACTCGCGAGCCACATCCGCGAAGCCTGGGACCACGAACGCAGCGCACTGCGCACGCCCCTGCCCGAGCACTAG
- a CDS encoding STAS domain-containing protein gives MADDQDGRARLQVERTGQGVMVHVRGEMDIDHADRLRETLHAEVTRPQGHAEIVVDVTDLTFCDSAGLNALLQARLTAQGLGRRIHLHRPSRQMTRLLELTGADQLFPTTPA, from the coding sequence ATGGCAGACGACCAGGACGGCCGTGCCCGTCTCCAGGTGGAGCGCACCGGACAGGGTGTCATGGTGCACGTCCGCGGCGAGATGGACATCGACCACGCGGACCGGCTGCGCGAAACCCTGCACGCCGAAGTCACCCGCCCCCAGGGACACGCCGAGATCGTTGTCGACGTAACCGATCTCACCTTCTGCGACTCCGCCGGCCTCAACGCCCTCCTCCAGGCCCGCCTCACCGCTCAGGGCCTTGGACGGCGCATCCATCTGCACCGTCCCTCCCGGCAGATGACGCGGCTGCTGGAACTGACCGGAGCCGACCAGCTCTTCCCCACCACGCCCGCCTGA
- a CDS encoding YihY/virulence factor BrkB family protein, protein MTRTPEAGPGGDDERGGSGRESTAGPDPQVEERAPDRPTELPGRSWKAVLRGTVKEFKDDELADRAAALTYYGVLALFPALLVLVSLLGLAGESATRQVLDNLQKLAPGSARDVITDAVQQLQGHSGVGSLLAVVGLVVAVWSASGYIAAFIRASNAVYDVPEGRPVWKVLPLRLVLTVTLMVLACASALIVVFSGSLARQVGSALGIGDTALTVWSIAKWPVLVLLVTIMIAILYWAAPNAKGRGFKWVTPGSLLALAIWMAASAGFAFYVANFASYNKTYGTLAGVIIFLVWLWITNLAILLGLEFDAEMARQRAIAGGLPEDEEPYVEPRDTRAWSDGDRRRTEH, encoded by the coding sequence ATGACACGCACACCCGAGGCAGGACCAGGCGGAGACGACGAGCGCGGAGGCAGCGGCCGTGAGAGCACGGCGGGCCCGGATCCGCAGGTGGAGGAGCGGGCGCCCGACCGGCCCACCGAGCTGCCCGGGCGGTCGTGGAAAGCCGTGCTGCGCGGCACCGTGAAGGAGTTCAAGGACGACGAGCTCGCCGACCGGGCCGCGGCGCTGACCTACTACGGAGTCCTCGCCCTCTTCCCCGCCCTGCTCGTGCTGGTGTCGCTGCTCGGCCTCGCGGGGGAGTCCGCCACCCGGCAGGTGCTGGACAACCTGCAGAAACTGGCACCGGGCTCGGCGCGGGACGTGATCACCGATGCCGTGCAGCAGCTCCAGGGCCACTCCGGCGTCGGATCGCTCCTGGCGGTCGTCGGCCTCGTCGTCGCCGTGTGGTCGGCGTCCGGCTACATCGCCGCGTTCATCCGCGCCTCGAACGCCGTCTACGACGTGCCCGAAGGCCGCCCGGTGTGGAAGGTCCTCCCGCTGCGCCTGGTTCTCACCGTCACGCTGATGGTCCTGGCCTGCGCCAGCGCGCTCATCGTCGTCTTCTCCGGCTCTCTCGCCCGGCAGGTGGGCAGCGCCCTGGGGATCGGGGACACCGCCCTGACCGTGTGGTCGATCGCGAAGTGGCCGGTGCTGGTCCTCCTCGTCACGATCATGATCGCGATTCTCTACTGGGCCGCGCCGAACGCGAAGGGCCGCGGCTTCAAGTGGGTGACGCCAGGCAGCCTCCTGGCGCTGGCGATCTGGATGGCCGCCTCGGCAGGCTTCGCGTTCTACGTCGCGAACTTCGCTTCCTACAACAAGACCTACGGCACCCTCGCCGGCGTGATCATCTTCCTCGTGTGGCTGTGGATCACCAACCTCGCGATCCTCCTCGGGCTGGAGTTCGACGCGGAAATGGCCCGGCAGCGCGCGATCGCCGGCGGACTGCCCGAGGACGAGGAACCCTACGTCGAGCCCCGCGACACCCGTGCGTGGAGCGACGGCGACCGCCGCAGGACGGAGCACTGA
- a CDS encoding NAD(P)/FAD-dependent oxidoreductase yields MARPRIVVVGAGFAGVACVRRLERTLSPGEAEILLVTPFSYQLYLPLLPQVASGVLTPQSVAVSLRRSRRHRTRIVPGGAVGVDTRAKVCIIRKITGELVDQPYDRLVLAPGSVTRTFDIPGLAEHGRGMKTLAEAAHLRDHVIAQLDLADAAAPGSAERASRLGFVVVGGGYAGTETAASLERLTANAVGRYPRLDGREISWHLVDVAPKLMPELGDRLGRAALDVLRRRGIEVSLGSSVAKAGPEDVTLTDGRVLPCRTLIWTAGVAASPLIATLGAETAKSGRLVVAPDLRVPGADGAFALGDAAAVPDLAGGGDGAVCPPTAQHAERQGKVAADNVVATLRGTPLRPYAHKDLGLVVDLGGRDGVSRPLGIDLRGMPAQAVARGYHWAALRTGAAKTRVLTNWLLNAVAGDDFVRTGFQTYKPGTLRDFEYTNHYLTPEEVRARTVSHGAG; encoded by the coding sequence ATGGCACGACCGAGGATCGTGGTCGTCGGCGCGGGCTTCGCCGGCGTCGCCTGCGTACGCCGCCTGGAGCGCACGCTTTCACCCGGAGAGGCGGAGATCCTGCTGGTCACTCCGTTCTCCTACCAGCTCTACCTGCCCCTGCTGCCGCAGGTGGCCTCCGGAGTGCTCACCCCCCAGTCCGTCGCCGTGTCGCTGCGCCGCAGCCGCCGCCACCGGACCCGGATCGTGCCCGGCGGGGCCGTGGGCGTCGACACCCGGGCCAAGGTCTGCATCATCCGGAAGATCACCGGGGAGCTGGTGGACCAGCCGTACGACCGCCTGGTGCTCGCGCCGGGGAGCGTGACCCGCACCTTCGACATCCCCGGCCTGGCGGAGCACGGCCGCGGCATGAAGACGCTGGCCGAGGCGGCACACCTGCGCGACCACGTGATCGCCCAGCTCGACCTCGCCGATGCCGCCGCACCCGGCTCTGCCGAACGGGCCTCACGGCTCGGCTTCGTCGTGGTGGGCGGTGGCTACGCGGGCACCGAGACGGCCGCCTCCCTGGAGCGGCTCACCGCGAACGCCGTCGGCCGCTACCCCCGCCTGGACGGGCGCGAGATCAGCTGGCACCTCGTGGACGTGGCCCCGAAGCTGATGCCCGAGCTCGGCGACCGGCTGGGCCGGGCAGCCCTCGACGTGCTGCGCCGCCGCGGCATCGAGGTCTCCCTCGGCTCCTCCGTGGCCAAGGCGGGCCCCGAGGACGTCACCCTCACCGACGGCCGCGTGCTGCCCTGCCGCACCCTCATCTGGACCGCCGGCGTCGCCGCGAGCCCGCTCATCGCCACGCTGGGCGCCGAGACCGCCAAGAGCGGCCGGCTCGTCGTCGCCCCGGACCTGCGGGTGCCGGGGGCGGACGGCGCGTTCGCGCTCGGTGACGCGGCCGCCGTCCCCGACCTCGCCGGCGGCGGCGACGGTGCGGTGTGCCCGCCCACCGCGCAACACGCCGAGCGCCAGGGCAAGGTCGCCGCCGACAACGTCGTCGCCACGCTGCGGGGCACGCCACTGCGTCCGTACGCCCACAAGGACCTCGGACTGGTCGTGGACCTCGGCGGCCGCGACGGCGTCTCCCGACCGCTCGGCATCGACCTGCGCGGAATGCCCGCCCAGGCCGTGGCCCGCGGCTACCACTGGGCGGCGCTGCGCACCGGCGCCGCGAAGACCCGGGTGTTGACCAACTGGCTCCTGAACGCCGTGGCCGGCGACGACTTCGTCCGGACCGGCTTCCAGACGTACAAACCGGGGACGCTGCGCGACTTCGAGTACACGAACCACTACCTCACCCCGGAGGAGGTGCGGGCCCGCACGGTGTCCCACGGAGCCGGCTGA
- a CDS encoding phage holin family protein, which translates to MTTVERRPDAADDSVGVLVSRASQQISELVREEMQLARAEMAEKGKRYGKGGGLFGATGIIGLLALQALTATCIAALALVLPVWASALVITAALGIAAGGTALAGKKQIARAGTPAPEQTIDSVKADLAEIKEKAHR; encoded by the coding sequence ATGACCACGGTAGAGCGGCGGCCCGACGCCGCCGACGACTCGGTGGGCGTCCTGGTTTCGCGCGCTTCACAGCAGATCTCCGAGCTCGTGCGCGAGGAGATGCAGCTTGCCCGGGCGGAGATGGCCGAGAAGGGCAAGCGCTACGGGAAGGGCGGCGGCCTCTTCGGTGCCACAGGGATCATCGGCCTCCTGGCACTCCAGGCTCTGACGGCAACCTGTATCGCCGCTCTCGCGCTGGTCCTGCCGGTGTGGGCGTCCGCCCTGGTCATCACCGCCGCCCTCGGGATCGCGGCGGGCGGGACCGCCCTGGCCGGAAAGAAGCAGATCGCCCGGGCCGGAACCCCGGCTCCCGAACAGACCATCGACAGCGTCAAGGCCGACCTGGCCGAGATCAAGGAGAAGGCACACCGATGA